From one Luteolibacter sp. SL250 genomic stretch:
- a CDS encoding TIM barrel protein, with translation MSTQTQYRFSFGPWNISEGGDPFGPDSRPVFPHEEKFALYRPLGFEGVQFHDDDVVPGIDGLSASQISAKASEVKAMLDNQGLTPEFVAPRLWFADETVDGGYTSNSASDRAYAWDRTKKTIDIANAIGSKAIVLWLAREGSYIREAKDAKLAYQRILETINNVLEYDKDIEIWIEPKPNEPTDQAYVPTIGHAIALSYASTDHKRVKGLIESAHAMLAGLDASDEMAFALAHDKLGSVHLNDQNGLKYDQDKNFGSANLRAAFNQVRVLEESGYDAFVGLDVKAIRTQKGSPVTDHLKNSREIFLHLVAKYRAMDKGLVQQFRDARDYEALELYIIRHLLGI, from the coding sequence ATGAGCACGCAAACCCAATACCGGTTCTCCTTTGGTCCATGGAACATCAGCGAAGGCGGCGATCCTTTCGGCCCGGACTCCCGCCCCGTGTTTCCGCATGAGGAAAAGTTCGCGCTCTACCGCCCGCTGGGATTCGAGGGCGTGCAGTTCCATGATGACGATGTGGTTCCGGGAATCGATGGGCTGAGCGCGTCGCAGATTTCCGCGAAGGCCTCGGAGGTGAAGGCCATGCTGGACAACCAGGGTCTGACTCCCGAGTTCGTCGCACCGCGCCTGTGGTTCGCGGATGAGACGGTGGACGGCGGCTACACCTCCAACAGCGCGTCCGACCGTGCGTATGCCTGGGACCGCACGAAGAAGACCATCGACATCGCCAACGCCATTGGATCGAAAGCCATCGTCCTGTGGCTGGCCCGTGAAGGTTCCTACATCCGCGAGGCGAAGGATGCGAAGCTGGCCTACCAGCGAATCCTTGAAACGATCAACAACGTGCTGGAATACGACAAGGACATCGAGATCTGGATCGAGCCGAAGCCGAATGAACCGACCGACCAGGCGTATGTGCCCACCATCGGCCACGCCATCGCGCTTTCCTATGCCTCCACGGACCACAAGCGGGTGAAGGGCCTGATTGAGAGCGCCCACGCCATGCTCGCCGGTCTGGACGCCAGCGATGAGATGGCCTTCGCGCTCGCGCATGACAAGCTGGGCAGCGTCCACCTCAACGACCAGAACGGCCTGAAGTATGACCAGGACAAGAACTTCGGTTCCGCGAACCTCCGCGCCGCTTTCAACCAGGTGCGGGTTTTGGAAGAGTCCGGCTACGACGCGTTCGTCGGGCTCGATGTGAAAGCCATCCGCACGCAGAAGGGCAGCCCGGTCACCGACCACCTGAAGAACTCCCGGGAGATCTTCCTCCACCTGGTCGCGAAATACCGGGCGATGGACAAAGGACTGGTCCAGCAGTTCCGCGATGCGCGGGACTATGAGGCGCTGGAACTCTACATCATCCGCCATCTGCTGGGCATCTGA
- a CDS encoding AraC family transcriptional regulator, which produces MKGLRETIDPPAGQAFRTICWTRNLREVDSIQPDGTSERIGGEGVHWHHHVEMELTHFTAGKGTRFVGDHIGEFGAGELVLLGSNLPHYWHAPGGSAGTSIQWHFPATHPVWEFSELAATKDLLGKAERGFRLKGTTATRVGGILEGMTGVKAGERLSRLIGIFSVIADMPERHREILSSRSFGLSGSRHQAAIAAAVRHVVGHFRGEIRMEDLLKLTGMSRPTFARQFKEHAGRTVSEFVNKLRLQAACAELLETERSVTEIALNCGFGEISFFNRLFRREKGCSPREFRKRTASAPA; this is translated from the coding sequence GTGAAAGGCCTCCGTGAAACCATTGATCCTCCGGCGGGACAGGCATTCCGGACCATCTGCTGGACCCGGAACCTGCGGGAAGTGGACTCGATACAGCCGGATGGAACGAGTGAACGGATCGGAGGGGAGGGCGTGCACTGGCACCACCATGTGGAGATGGAACTCACCCACTTCACGGCGGGGAAAGGCACCCGGTTTGTGGGGGATCACATCGGTGAATTCGGAGCGGGGGAGCTGGTCCTTCTGGGCAGCAACCTGCCCCACTACTGGCATGCCCCCGGTGGGAGTGCCGGAACCTCCATCCAGTGGCATTTCCCCGCGACCCATCCGGTATGGGAGTTTTCCGAACTGGCGGCCACCAAAGATCTGCTTGGCAAGGCAGAGCGTGGCTTCCGTCTGAAAGGCACCACCGCCACGCGGGTAGGGGGGATCCTCGAAGGAATGACCGGCGTGAAGGCCGGAGAGCGGCTCTCACGGTTGATCGGGATTTTCTCGGTCATCGCCGACATGCCGGAACGGCACCGGGAGATCCTTTCGTCGCGGTCGTTCGGCCTGTCCGGATCCAGGCATCAGGCAGCAATTGCTGCGGCTGTGCGGCATGTGGTCGGCCATTTTCGTGGGGAGATCCGCATGGAGGATCTGCTGAAGCTCACCGGCATGAGCCGCCCGACCTTCGCCCGCCAGTTCAAGGAACACGCGGGCCGGACCGTGAGCGAGTTTGTGAACAAGCTGCGGCTGCAGGCCGCCTGCGCGGAACTTCTGGAGACGGAACGCTCCGTCACTGAGATCGCGCTGAATTGCGGCTTCGGGGAAATCTCTTTTTTCAACCGGCTGTTCCGTCGTGAAAAGGGATGCAGCCCCCGGGAGTTCAGGAAGCGGACGGCGTCCGCACCGGCTTGA
- a CDS encoding GNAT family N-acetyltransferase yields the protein MIVRRLIPGEGALYREARLRSLLDSPEAFATTHEAASQRDAASWAAQADSSATGGDRATFIVPGDPPLGLAAVYRDTDHPSEGELLQVWISPELRGGDTALRLMDTVWSWVMENGFSLIRAEVKTGNLRALRFYEKYGFHPTEDKPCADDSVMLVKPVRTPSAS from the coding sequence ATGATCGTCCGCCGTCTGATACCCGGCGAAGGGGCGCTCTACCGCGAGGCGAGGCTGCGTTCCCTGCTGGACTCACCCGAAGCATTTGCCACCACCCATGAGGCAGCATCCCAGAGAGATGCCGCGAGCTGGGCCGCGCAGGCAGACTCCTCCGCCACCGGCGGCGACCGCGCCACCTTCATCGTCCCCGGTGACCCGCCACTCGGCCTGGCTGCCGTCTATCGTGACACGGACCATCCATCCGAAGGTGAGCTGCTGCAGGTCTGGATCTCACCGGAACTCCGGGGCGGCGACACCGCCCTCCGCCTGATGGACACAGTCTGGAGCTGGGTGATGGAGAACGGATTCAGCCTGATCCGCGCCGAGGTGAAGACCGGCAATTTGCGGGCGTTGCGTTTTTACGAAAAGTATGGGTTCCACCCCACGGAAGACAAACCGTGCGCCGACGACAGCGTGATGCTGGTCAAGCCGGTGCGGACGCCGTCCGCTTCCTGA
- the mntR gene encoding transcriptional regulator MntR, producing the protein MTQSPRRTSGSVAMDDYLEQILHLIEEKGYARAVDVSKNLGISQASVTNMLQRLDAEGLVKHEKYRGTVLTEEGLRIAKAIVERHETLTRFLRLFGIDEETIYHDVEGMEHHVSRPTLNVIRALAETLEQDPDLLKRISKKCGSGK; encoded by the coding sequence ATGACACAATCACCCCGGCGCACCAGCGGCTCCGTCGCAATGGACGACTACCTCGAACAGATCCTCCACCTGATCGAAGAAAAGGGATATGCGCGCGCGGTGGATGTGTCGAAGAACCTCGGCATCTCCCAGGCCAGTGTCACCAACATGCTCCAGCGGCTGGATGCGGAGGGACTGGTGAAGCACGAGAAATACCGTGGTACCGTCCTCACAGAGGAGGGGCTGCGGATTGCCAAGGCCATCGTCGAGCGGCACGAGACGCTCACCCGCTTTCTGCGGTTGTTCGGAATCGACGAGGAAACCATCTACCACGATGTGGAGGGGATGGAGCATCATGTTTCCCGGCCTACGCTCAATGTCATCCGTGCGCTGGCGGAGACACTGGAACAGGATCCCGATCTATTGAAGCGGATCTCGAAGAAATGTGGGAGCGGCAAGTGA
- a CDS encoding 3'-5' exonuclease, which yields MLIRDLTFTAIDFESAGTARGQTDAPIQIGIASWSVAGEHHNPFVSYLHTDQPIHWSAQKVHGITPAHLADAPTLLSLWPELKSRLGGAVIVAHSKGTEKRFLRTFPGHGFGPWIDTLHLARAAWPELAKHSLGNLCDELGITGTVRPLVPDKNWHDALFDAVASLAVLSHLIRLHDLEEHPVEALLHPDTSRWHRSRRG from the coding sequence ATGCTGATCCGTGATCTGACATTCACCGCCATCGACTTCGAGTCCGCGGGAACCGCCCGTGGCCAGACGGATGCGCCGATCCAAATCGGCATCGCCTCTTGGTCCGTGGCCGGGGAGCACCACAATCCCTTCGTTTCCTACCTGCACACGGACCAACCGATCCATTGGTCCGCGCAGAAGGTGCATGGCATCACACCCGCGCATCTGGCGGACGCCCCCACCCTGCTTTCGCTCTGGCCGGAGCTGAAATCCCGGCTGGGAGGAGCGGTGATCGTCGCCCACTCGAAGGGCACGGAAAAGAGATTCCTCCGCACCTTTCCCGGCCATGGCTTCGGGCCGTGGATCGACACCCTGCACCTCGCGCGCGCTGCCTGGCCGGAGCTGGCAAAGCACTCGCTCGGCAATCTGTGTGACGAGCTTGGCATCACCGGAACTGTCCGCCCGTTGGTGCCGGACAAGAACTGGCATGACGCTTTGTTCGATGCGGTTGCCTCGCTCGCGGTGCTTTCCCACCTCATCCGGCTGCACGATCTGGAGGAGCATCCGGTGGAGGCGTTGCTGCATCCTGACACCTCCCGTTGGCACCGTTCCCGGCGTGGCTGA
- a CDS encoding acetylxylan esterase translates to MRPDGILLPLLLAGAGIIALAAPEKPAPPDSFDRQLEAEVLKIERRAAEEPTDKESWLAGQKESRRQLAEMLGLDPMPPKSDLQATKTGEFEHEGIVVENLHFQSLPGLYVTANFYRPKEVTEALPTVLYFCGHSDKIKNKISYGNKAGYEHHGVWYAKNGFTCLVIDTVQLGEIRGAHHGTYRMDRWDWISRGYTPAGVEAWAGIRSIDYLLTRPEVDAKKIGVTGRSGGGAYSWWVAALDERVACAAPTAGTTTLRDHVVRKCVYGHCDCMFMVNGYQWDYDRVASLCAPRPLLIVNTDKDPIFPIDGVYDIFRRTREVYGMLDAGDNLGLHVAEGPHEDVQPLNTGEFHWMLRHLKGEPAKATYDGAAVKSIPMEKLRVFDKLPEDQKNTTIDESFVPLAKAPSPEEWATAKPGLMKTLSEKVFASWPETAAPHMEPVGKAILGGITAEKHTLRPLGKDTEPALDLYLFRRDGTDGKRVALHILDSKGWEEFEGKYGPSFPSLFAGREKDSAKSPVVELGGKESSLAFLCPRGEGPHRKMGTEKDQIHLRRSFYLTGATLESWQIWDIRAAVNRLRSMTGSGDATVLIDASGAQAVNAIHASLFEPGVSHLDLRNVPPSHLDKAAPAYLNVLKYLDIPTAAAMAAGARDVKIRTTDPDGWKVAVALAGDGGNGKHRLEVLPNPKD, encoded by the coding sequence ATGCGTCCCGATGGCATTCTTCTCCCGCTGCTCCTCGCCGGAGCCGGCATCATCGCTCTGGCGGCTCCTGAAAAGCCCGCTCCCCCGGATTCCTTCGACCGCCAGCTTGAAGCTGAGGTTCTGAAAATCGAACGCCGGGCCGCGGAGGAACCCACCGACAAAGAATCGTGGCTGGCGGGCCAGAAAGAATCCCGCCGCCAGTTGGCGGAGATGCTGGGACTGGACCCGATGCCGCCGAAAAGCGACCTGCAGGCGACCAAAACGGGAGAGTTCGAACATGAGGGGATCGTGGTGGAGAACCTCCATTTCCAATCCCTGCCAGGACTCTATGTGACGGCGAATTTCTACCGGCCGAAGGAGGTCACCGAAGCCCTTCCCACGGTCCTCTATTTCTGCGGCCACTCGGACAAAATCAAAAACAAGATCAGTTACGGGAACAAGGCGGGGTATGAACATCACGGCGTGTGGTATGCCAAGAATGGCTTCACCTGCCTGGTCATCGACACCGTCCAGCTCGGGGAGATCAGGGGCGCCCATCACGGAACGTACCGGATGGACCGCTGGGACTGGATTTCCCGTGGATACACCCCGGCTGGTGTGGAAGCTTGGGCGGGCATCCGGAGCATCGACTACCTGCTGACTCGTCCGGAGGTGGATGCGAAGAAGATCGGCGTGACAGGGCGGAGCGGCGGCGGTGCTTACTCCTGGTGGGTGGCGGCACTCGATGAACGGGTGGCGTGTGCCGCGCCTACAGCGGGCACCACCACGCTGCGTGACCATGTGGTCCGCAAGTGCGTCTATGGACACTGCGACTGCATGTTCATGGTGAACGGCTACCAGTGGGACTACGACCGTGTGGCCTCCCTTTGCGCTCCCCGCCCCCTGCTGATCGTCAACACGGACAAGGACCCCATCTTCCCCATCGACGGGGTGTACGACATTTTCCGCAGGACGCGGGAAGTCTATGGGATGCTCGATGCCGGCGACAACCTGGGGCTGCATGTGGCGGAAGGCCCTCATGAGGACGTCCAACCGCTCAACACCGGGGAGTTCCACTGGATGCTGCGGCATCTGAAAGGGGAACCCGCCAAGGCGACCTACGACGGGGCGGCGGTGAAATCCATCCCGATGGAAAAGCTGCGGGTGTTCGACAAACTGCCGGAGGACCAGAAGAACACGACCATCGACGAATCGTTCGTTCCGCTGGCGAAAGCTCCTTCACCGGAAGAATGGGCAACCGCAAAGCCGGGCCTGATGAAGACCCTGAGTGAGAAGGTATTCGCAAGCTGGCCGGAGACCGCCGCACCCCACATGGAGCCAGTGGGGAAAGCCATCTTGGGTGGGATCACCGCGGAAAAGCATACCCTCCGTCCATTGGGGAAAGACACGGAACCCGCGCTCGATCTTTATCTGTTCCGGAGGGATGGAACTGACGGCAAACGTGTCGCGCTCCACATTCTCGACAGCAAAGGATGGGAGGAGTTTGAAGGAAAATATGGTCCGTCATTTCCTTCGTTGTTTGCCGGCAGGGAAAAGGATAGCGCCAAATCCCCGGTGGTGGAATTGGGAGGAAAAGAAAGCAGCCTGGCGTTTCTCTGCCCCCGCGGTGAGGGCCCGCATCGAAAAATGGGAACGGAGAAAGACCAGATCCATCTCCGCAGGAGCTTCTATCTCACAGGTGCGACGCTGGAATCCTGGCAGATATGGGACATCCGCGCGGCGGTGAACCGGCTGCGATCCATGACTGGCTCCGGAGATGCGACGGTCCTGATCGATGCTTCCGGGGCACAGGCCGTGAATGCGATCCATGCCTCATTGTTCGAGCCGGGTGTAAGCCATCTCGATCTCCGGAACGTCCCTCCATCCCATCTGGACAAAGCGGCGCCCGCCTATCTGAACGTCCTGAAATACCTGGATATCCCGACGGCAGCGGCGATGGCCGCCGGGGCTCGTGATGTGAAGATCCGCACGACCGATCCCGACGGATGGAAAGTCGCGGTGGCTTTGGCCGGTGACGGAGGAAATGGAAAACATCGGCTGGAAGTCCTCCCGAATCCGAAAGATTGA
- a CDS encoding BatA domain-containing protein, whose translation MLFLSPLLLWFLAAAAVPIAIHLLNRRRHKTIQWAAMQFLLKATRESRGKKKLRHILILTCRALGIAALALAAARPIASNLMGWGGGTVNTVVLVLDRSASMESSPGDGLSPRRQLVLEQVRGALKDIGSPRLVLIDSASGSPQDVPSAEVLPELSSTAATDSAADFPSLLASAAEFLSETPGRSEIWLASDLQSSNWKADDERWAAARASIASLPQKPAIRVISLSGTTSPNNALRLLGSRRTGDELTLDLEILRPENARGTANIPLTTNLDGGTTTETLTIPGQAFRFQKRIPLSADSATGHGHLSIPGDGNPRDNVAFFAYGPSRPVKSLVVGAPGEAADYLMLAAAPPGFGTQSAEFIPPAQAAAVSTNDLAAILWAAPFPTGANAEWLNRFLTAGGQVLFLPPGEASTAPFLDLKWSQPTEAERGKFLILQDWNHTDGPLRDGIDGTPIPAERMKAIRRQIPLGDAAPLAKWEDGEPFLSRRVVDRGTAWFLGSTPDYTWSNLGDADVLLPVVQRIVTAGADRFDASYLDTVGGDQTRALPGEARTRLDRYGEPDPANAAYEAGVHRLGSRLLAVNRPLAEDEPEMLSREQLDATLDGTRYTLLDHAGQATEADLSRDLWRPFLITVIFFLIAEALLSLPKKHPASPLPSGSSKSTPA comes from the coding sequence ATGCTGTTCCTTTCTCCACTACTCCTCTGGTTCCTCGCGGCCGCTGCGGTCCCGATCGCGATCCACCTGCTGAACCGCCGCCGCCACAAGACAATCCAGTGGGCGGCGATGCAGTTCCTGCTGAAGGCGACGCGGGAGAGCCGGGGGAAGAAGAAGCTGCGCCACATCCTGATCCTGACCTGCCGGGCACTGGGGATCGCTGCGCTGGCGCTGGCGGCGGCGCGCCCCATCGCATCCAACCTGATGGGTTGGGGCGGCGGCACGGTGAATACGGTGGTGTTGGTGCTCGACCGGTCCGCGTCGATGGAGTCCAGCCCTGGAGACGGTCTTTCACCGCGCCGCCAGCTTGTGCTGGAGCAGGTGCGGGGGGCGCTGAAGGACATCGGCTCGCCACGGCTGGTGTTGATTGACTCCGCCAGCGGCAGCCCCCAGGACGTCCCTTCAGCGGAGGTGCTGCCTGAGCTTTCATCCACCGCGGCGACGGACAGCGCGGCGGACTTCCCCTCCCTGCTCGCCAGTGCGGCGGAGTTCCTGTCAGAGACCCCGGGGCGCTCGGAGATCTGGCTGGCGTCCGATCTCCAGTCATCGAACTGGAAAGCGGACGACGAACGCTGGGCGGCGGCCCGGGCAAGCATCGCCAGCCTTCCCCAGAAGCCCGCCATCCGGGTGATCTCCCTTTCCGGCACCACGTCCCCGAACAATGCCCTCCGCTTGCTGGGTTCGCGGCGGACGGGAGATGAACTGACGCTGGATCTGGAGATCCTGCGGCCGGAAAATGCACGGGGCACGGCGAACATCCCGCTGACGACGAATCTCGATGGCGGCACCACCACGGAGACCCTCACCATCCCGGGGCAGGCGTTCCGTTTCCAGAAGAGAATCCCCCTGTCCGCGGACAGCGCCACCGGCCACGGGCATCTGTCCATCCCGGGCGATGGCAACCCGAGGGACAATGTGGCGTTCTTTGCCTACGGGCCTTCGCGTCCGGTAAAGTCGCTGGTGGTGGGTGCTCCCGGCGAGGCGGCGGACTACCTGATGCTGGCCGCCGCCCCCCCCGGGTTCGGCACCCAGTCAGCGGAGTTCATCCCACCTGCACAGGCGGCTGCGGTTTCCACGAATGATCTGGCGGCCATCCTGTGGGCAGCCCCCTTTCCTACCGGAGCCAACGCGGAGTGGCTCAACCGCTTCCTGACCGCAGGTGGACAGGTGCTTTTCCTTCCGCCCGGCGAGGCGTCCACAGCACCGTTCCTCGACCTGAAATGGTCGCAGCCCACCGAGGCGGAGCGTGGGAAATTCCTCATCCTCCAGGACTGGAACCATACGGACGGCCCGCTCCGCGACGGCATCGACGGAACTCCTATCCCTGCGGAACGGATGAAAGCCATCCGCAGGCAGATCCCGCTCGGTGATGCCGCGCCGCTGGCGAAGTGGGAAGACGGTGAGCCTTTCCTGTCCCGCCGTGTGGTGGATCGTGGCACGGCTTGGTTCCTCGGCTCCACACCGGACTACACCTGGTCCAACCTGGGCGATGCGGATGTGCTTCTGCCCGTGGTCCAGCGCATCGTCACCGCTGGGGCGGACCGCTTCGACGCTTCCTATCTCGACACGGTAGGAGGCGACCAGACACGGGCCCTCCCCGGTGAAGCCCGCACGCGGCTGGACCGCTACGGCGAACCGGATCCGGCGAACGCCGCTTATGAAGCAGGCGTTCATCGCCTCGGCTCCCGCCTGCTGGCCGTCAACCGCCCGCTCGCGGAAGATGAGCCGGAAATGCTCAGCCGCGAGCAACTCGACGCCACCCTGGACGGAACCCGCTACACCCTGCTCGACCACGCAGGCCAGGCAACAGAGGCGGATCTTTCCCGGGATCTCTGGCGGCCATTCCTCATCACCGTGATCTTTTTCCTGATCGCGGAGGCGCTCCTGTCACTGCCGAAGAAACATCCGGCATCCCCCCTTCCATCCGGCTCGTCGAAGTCCACCCCCGCCTGA
- a CDS encoding DUF58 domain-containing protein, protein MKYDFLDNNLLSRLGSLPIETRVPMMGNVAGKHRSPHRGSSVEFAEYRKYVPGDDTRRLDWKAYARSDRYYIKEFEADTNLRAYFVVDASGSMKFSGEAGPKVQYARKIAASLAYLLVNQGDAAGLSICTDKLHLEVPPSRRPAHLERMFQTLSSLEPSGETGLIGALHTIAEKISQRAFVVILSDLFTDPESLGDALQHLRYRKHDISVFHLMDPQEIGFNFDSPRRFVDLEDGTALVAEPNLIADEYKAALRDFLTAVRAKCHDANADYQLVTTDTPLEPLLREFLTARIVRSKH, encoded by the coding sequence GTGAAATACGACTTCCTCGACAACAACCTGCTCTCCCGTCTCGGCTCGCTGCCGATTGAGACGCGCGTGCCGATGATGGGGAATGTGGCGGGTAAGCACCGTTCGCCACACAGGGGATCGTCGGTCGAGTTCGCGGAGTACCGCAAGTATGTGCCCGGAGACGATACCCGGCGGCTGGACTGGAAGGCCTACGCGCGCTCCGACCGCTACTACATCAAGGAGTTCGAGGCGGACACGAACCTGCGCGCCTACTTCGTGGTGGATGCTTCCGGTTCGATGAAATTTTCCGGCGAAGCCGGGCCGAAGGTCCAGTATGCGAGGAAGATCGCGGCATCGCTCGCCTACCTGCTCGTCAACCAAGGCGATGCCGCCGGGCTTTCCATCTGCACGGACAAACTCCATCTGGAGGTGCCCCCCAGCCGTCGCCCGGCCCACCTCGAAAGGATGTTCCAGACCCTCTCATCGCTGGAGCCATCCGGAGAAACCGGCCTCATCGGCGCGCTGCACACCATCGCGGAAAAAATCAGCCAGCGAGCCTTCGTGGTCATCCTGTCGGACCTGTTCACCGATCCGGAGTCGCTCGGCGATGCCCTCCAGCATCTGCGCTACCGGAAGCATGACATCTCGGTTTTCCATCTGATGGATCCGCAGGAGATCGGCTTCAACTTTGACAGCCCGCGCCGGTTCGTGGATCTGGAGGATGGAACGGCCTTGGTCGCGGAACCGAACCTCATCGCCGACGAATACAAAGCCGCCCTCCGAGACTTCCTTACCGCAGTCCGTGCCAAGTGCCATGATGCGAACGCGGATTATCAGTTGGTGACGACGGATACTCCGTTGGAGCCGTTGCTGAGGGAGTTCCTCACAGCGCGCATCGTTCGTTCGAAGCACTAG
- a CDS encoding AAA family ATPase: MDSTLPAHHLPPDDVAAIDELGKVYQALREELGKTIIGQEEVIEQLAICLFARGHALLMGVPGLAKTLLVSSVAETFELSFNRIQFTPDLMPADITGTDIIQESGVGGKREFEFVRGPLFANIVLADEINRAPAKTQSAMLEAMQEHKVTVLGKTYPLSPPFFVLATQNPIEQEGTYPLPEAQLDRFMFLIELDYPSAADEIRIARETTGSARQTLHRLIDGNKILAFQQLVRRVPVPEHLYEYAVNIVRRTRPNQPESPQWLKDTVGWGAGPRAVQYLILGAKSRAALRGAYMASLEDLEAVASPVLTHRVITNFSAESQGMTSKKIVQRLIQEMREE; this comes from the coding sequence ATGGATTCCACCCTTCCCGCCCACCATCTGCCGCCCGACGATGTCGCGGCCATCGACGAACTCGGAAAAGTCTACCAAGCTCTCCGTGAGGAACTCGGGAAAACGATTATCGGCCAAGAGGAGGTGATCGAGCAGCTCGCCATCTGTCTGTTCGCCCGTGGCCATGCGCTTCTCATGGGGGTCCCGGGTCTGGCGAAGACCCTGCTGGTCTCCTCCGTGGCGGAAACCTTCGAGCTGTCCTTCAACCGGATCCAGTTCACCCCGGATCTGATGCCGGCGGACATCACCGGTACGGACATCATCCAGGAATCCGGCGTCGGCGGCAAACGGGAGTTTGAATTCGTCCGTGGCCCGCTTTTCGCGAACATCGTCCTGGCGGACGAAATCAACCGGGCCCCGGCCAAGACCCAGTCCGCGATGCTGGAGGCGATGCAGGAGCACAAGGTGACGGTGCTGGGGAAAACCTACCCCCTCTCCCCTCCCTTCTTCGTTCTGGCCACCCAGAACCCGATCGAGCAGGAGGGCACCTACCCCCTTCCGGAAGCGCAGCTCGACCGCTTCATGTTCCTCATCGAACTGGACTACCCCTCCGCGGCGGACGAAATCCGGATCGCCCGGGAAACGACCGGGTCCGCCCGCCAGACGCTCCACCGCCTGATCGACGGCAACAAGATCCTCGCCTTCCAGCAACTGGTCCGCCGCGTCCCCGTCCCGGAGCACCTCTATGAGTATGCAGTGAACATCGTCCGCCGCACCCGCCCGAACCAACCGGAGTCCCCGCAATGGCTGAAGGACACGGTCGGCTGGGGCGCAGGTCCGCGGGCCGTGCAGTATCTGATCCTCGGGGCAAAATCCCGCGCCGCCCTCCGCGGAGCCTACATGGCCTCCCTGGAAGACCTGGAAGCCGTGGCATCGCCGGTGCTGACCCACCGGGTCATTACGAACTTCTCGGCGGAGTCCCAAGGGATGACCTCGAAGAAGATCGTTCAGCGCCTGATTCAGGAAATGCGGGAGGAGTAA
- the rpsM gene encoding 30S ribosomal protein S13: MARILGIEIPNEKRIEASLPYIFGIGRPTAAKILDHAGIDPNIRTGQLTEDQLVRIAQVIQAEQVIVEGDLRRERQSQLKRLTSINCYRGIRHKRGLPVRGQRTRTNARTRKGKKKTVGVKK; the protein is encoded by the coding sequence ATGGCACGTATCCTAGGTATTGAAATTCCCAACGAGAAGCGCATCGAAGCCTCGTTGCCGTATATTTTCGGCATTGGTCGCCCGACCGCTGCGAAGATTCTTGATCACGCCGGCATCGATCCGAACATCCGGACCGGTCAGCTGACGGAAGACCAGCTTGTCCGCATCGCCCAGGTGATCCAGGCGGAGCAGGTGATCGTCGAAGGCGACCTGCGCCGTGAGCGCCAGTCGCAGCTCAAGCGTCTGACCTCCATCAACTGCTACCGTGGCATCCGCCACAAGCGTGGCCTTCCCGTCCGCGGCCAGCGCACCCGCACCAACGCCCGTACCCGCAAGGGCAAGAAGAAGACCGTGGGCGTTAAGAAGTAA
- the rpsK gene encoding 30S ribosomal protein S11: protein MSEETKPEAAVKPAVEPTAAPAPAPTPAPEAAAPAVEGAPKKEAKRDIFAEIGGGEEEIKIHKAKGSKNVLRGIVHVTATFNNTIVSVTDVNGNSIGWSSAGKMGFKGSRKSTAYAAQVVSQDACRQAMGHGLKEVDVRVKGPGSGRESAVRAVQGLGLEILSIRDVTPIPHNGCRPKKARRV, encoded by the coding sequence ATGTCCGAAGAAACGAAACCAGAAGCCGCTGTGAAGCCAGCGGTTGAGCCAACAGCAGCTCCAGCACCCGCCCCTACCCCCGCCCCTGAGGCTGCGGCACCCGCGGTCGAAGGCGCTCCCAAGAAGGAAGCGAAACGCGACATCTTCGCCGAGATCGGCGGAGGTGAAGAAGAAATCAAGATTCACAAGGCCAAGGGCTCGAAGAACGTTCTTCGCGGCATCGTCCACGTGACTGCCACCTTCAACAACACCATCGTCAGCGTCACCGACGTGAACGGCAACTCGATCGGCTGGTCGAGCGCCGGCAAGATGGGCTTCAAGGGTTCCCGTAAATCCACCGCTTATGCAGCGCAGGTCGTGTCGCAGGACGCCTGCCGCCAGGCGATGGGCCACGGCCTCAAGGAAGTGGATGTGCGCGTCAAGGGTCCGGGTTCCGGCCGTGAATCCGCCGTCCGTGCCGTCCAGGGTCTGGGTCTTGAGATCCTCTCCATCCGCGACGTCACCCCCATCCCGCACAACGGCTGCCGTCCGAAGAAAGCGCGCCGCGTCTAA